A segment of the Colletotrichum destructivum chromosome 3, complete sequence genome:
CTTCCGGGCACCGCCATCACCCGCATCCGACTGTAAACTACCTAGGCGGCACCTTGTCTGCTTCCTTGTCGACATGCAGCCGTGGCTTTGTAATGCCTGCTGGTCCTCCAGTGAGAGTACGTCttggggagggaggggtcTGACATGCAGTGCGCCCTGCGTCTGCCCACCATGTTCGCCCATGCTTGGCCAACCTGCGACCTAAAGCTGTCTTCGGTGGCCGAAGGCTGACTCTGCTCTGAGCTAGTTGCTCAGCTCAGCCGCATGTGGACATGTCCCCTCGAGATCTCCTTGTGGCTTCTCTCTCCGTTCTTTCTCTGCCATCGTCTCGAAGCGATCTGTGACTACGTACGACCGGAACCTAGGCGCTTGCTGGTGTCGAGTCTTTTACCATTTGAATGACCCTTTGCCGGCTCATCGCGCCGTCGTGGCCCCCTCCTCGTGCAACCGTCGATTTCTCTCTGCAATAGACacgagcgccgccgcgctggaCCGAGAACCATGGACGTCGTGGTCAACTTGGTGACCGGACCTTTCAAGGAAATCGTCGAAAAGGGCACTGTCGCGCTAGATAATGCGGGCGACAACAAGGAGATGGTCTCCGAGAGCCAGAAGCTGATCAAGGGCGCCGAACGCATCCTCAAAATCATCGAGCCGCTTTGCGCTCGGCACTTGGAGGAGCATGGCGTGAACTTTACCAACGCGCTCAAAGATGACAGTAGGAGCACCGACGGGCCCAGGCTTCTGGAGCATTTGACTGACTGTGGGGTAGACGAGATCGCCGAGTACAGGTCGCAGATGACTGACATGCTGTGGGACTttgacgaagaagtcgtCGGGGAGGAAACATTCGACAAGGAGAAATACGTTGAACTGCGGGAGCTATGTAAAAAGGCCGGGCTTGGGACCGGAGAGATATTGAAGAGGATGAAACTTGAGGCAGCACCACAGGAGCTGTCACTCGTCCCGGTCATTGCGACGTCGCCTCCGGCCGTGACTGGTAGGTATCCCCGAGGCAATGCCTCTTGACTACGTGCTGACTGTTGCAATGTTGATAGTCGCCTTGGACCGGGGCCTGGAAAACGAAAATCTCTCCGAGAAACAGCTCCATGGCGAAGGGAAAGCCCTTCAGGCGAGCCCCATGTTAGAGGAGGAAGTAGCggagccgtcgccgccgccgccgccgccgccaccgacgaACCCGTGGGATCTCGGAGCAAGCCTGGCCATTGAATCAGGGTTGGAGGTATCGATGGACGAGCATATCGAGCGCCGGCCGCCCGTCTCTACTATGAGCTCCCCGGTCTCCGAGCCAGCTAGTCCGGTGGATATGAAAAGACTGTCTCACAGTTCCAGTCGGCGGCTGGACATCCCTGTTGACCGTATGCTACCCGAAGAAGAGCGCTATCACCAAATGAGTCCCCAGGATATCTCACGTTCCCCTATTTCGCCCACGGACAGAAACTCTCTCGTTGTGCGGGGGCAagcgtcgtcctcgaccgcccTTGGCGTGGTGTCCGAAGACCAACCGGTACAGCCTGGAAATGCGCCGTTGTCACACCGCTACTCTCAAGCAAGCTCAATCTACTCTCATCTCTCGAGGCAGCGTTCTCAAGAGTCGCTACAAAGTTCTGTTTTTGACGGCAGGAGGAACGATGGATCTAACAGTCCAGCGATGACGGAGCATCGTATCTCCTCGGCTTCTGGTCATGACGCGCAGCCTGGCCAGATTTCCCGGGGCCCTATCGTGCCCCCAAACTTCCCGCCCGGTATCCATGACGGCATCGAAAGGGTGCCGTTGGTTGTGAACGATGGCGAAGGGCTGATTCCCGTCGAGTCGGAGTCGTCGGAGATTATCATTCCTCCATCAAGGGTGTCGAGCAGACCGGCAGATTGCAGGATTGGTCTGAGCAGCTCCTTTTACCTGTACAAGGGGTTCTGTGAGGGTGCGAAAGAGGTGGCTCGGGGGAGTCTTGGGATCAAGAAGATCACGAAGCCTGTGAGAAGTCTCTGCTCACTACCAGACGTTCGACTGACTGTAGTTGCATCTAGGGAttcgccggcggccacgacATTGCCAGGTGCACCAGTTGTTCCTACGAGCTCGATTTCAGACAAGTTGAGCTGGATGTCAACAATACAGGTACGCATACAaaccctttccctctcctcctcttttcTCCTACATCCCCAAAACTTTACTCCATGCTTACACGCCCTGCCAGAAGAAGCAAATTTCGTCTCACACAAGATCGCCTTCCGTCCACGCTTCCTCCAAAAGAGCCATGTCGCCACCAAacgcggcgacgagcttctcTACGGCTGCGTCTTCTGCGTCCAAGCACAGCGGACTCTCGAAGAGTGCGACgccaccgtcttcttcaGCCAGAGGAAGCTCTTCGACCACTTGGCCCGGCACCCTCGCCCGTTGCCGCAGGTGCCAGGCATCATTgccatcgaggaggccgagatccCGCCCAGCTTGCGCAACAACTACGACCTGCATTTCCGGGCACCGCCGCAGGAGAGCCCCCTGGCAGGTAAGCAGACGGAGATTGCGCAGCGACCCACGGCAACGGCGAAGCAGACGGTGAAGCGCATGTACGGGATGCGGCTGCTGTACGACAACACGCCGGCGTTTGAGCTCGCGAACGGGGCGAGGATCTCGGGGATCGAGTTCCCGGAGAAATACAATGGTGAGTGGGTGATGGGGTGGCACGAGGGCAAATTCGGGTCAGCGCCGCTGGACGTGTTGAAGCTGGAGCCGCCGCCCAAGAGCGAGGTCCGAATGGACACAACGAGCAACATCTCGGCTGTGGCGAGGTGGAGATTTGCGCCGCGGCCGAAGGACGGCGGGGATTGGTTGCGGTTCGACCGGGGAGAGAGGATCACCAACATCAGCTGTGAGTCAATGCCTGATCTCCCATTTTGTCCCTTCCATCCAAGCCTAGGCACGTCATGTGTGCGGACACAAATCGGAAAGGCTAACACGGCATCATAGGGGCCTGGCAAGACCATTGGTGCTGGTccggcaccaacgccaaGGGCGTCTGGGGCATCTTCCCGCAAACGCACGTGGACGGTAACACCATGCGCGAGACATCGGATGGGTCGAGCGTGTCGAGCGGCGAGCGGCGGAGGCGTGCCGAGGGCTTCTTTGGGAGGCTCGCGAGCAACCGCAAGATGTCGTCACAGAGGACATCCAgcgtggccgaggtcgtAGTCTCTTCGGGACCACGGCCGTCGGTATTTTAGAGAGGAGGACTAGGGGACGCACGTTTACGAGTTGTAATTCATGAAATGGCATTTGCGGAATGGGATGTGGAGCTGCTTTTTGATGGGTGATTTGGAGTTTTTTAATACCCAGTGATTATCGAGAAAGCCAGACGAGTACGAATCCCAGCAAGACGATGTTCTGAGTTCGTTGCGCCATGTCTGCAACAGATTCCACGTTTATTGGTTTGCATGAAAGACATGCAGGAAGTTAGCTGGCCGGTGCTCCAACTTTCGACTACGCTCCTGAACTAGAGGCTACAATCGATGTGCCACAGCCGCAGCGGGCTGATGATATATGTGAAAAGGCCGCCAACTGCTCGGCGTTGTTCATCGGGGACGTTACCGCGCGTACCGGTGCCGACAACGGTACACAACCCGAAGGATGGCGAGAAGGTTTCGCAGAGATGGGTAGAAGAGATGTGATGGTTTGCTGCCAGCTGGACGAACGGGTGGGTGACCACGGTATGCCCACCAGGGAGAGGCCGGGACCGGGGGGGCGGCCGGTAGCATTTTACACCGAGAGAGGACACTGGCATTAGCTGTGGAGGACGTCACCGACACATCAATGATTGACTACCCCGCATCCCATTGacccgaggccgacgtctTGCGCGACACGGGAGCCACTGTGGGGCGCGGCAGTGTTGGACGGTACAATGAAGAGCGAGTTGATGACCTTTAATGGGTTTCGCCCCCTGGCTACCCATCTCCAACCCCCAATCCCGCCCCTCGAGACGATGCCTTCCCCAACGTTTCCAGCATAGGTTAGGGGAGAGACACACGCCGAGAGttttttttagttttttttcctcttctttttcatTTTTGGGGGACCGATTCTCGGACTAACTAGCGAGACGACACCTACTTACTTCTTGAGTTAGCCTTTCGAGTTGCGACTTTTCTCCCATCTAGTTCCACACTTCAAGCCCGTAGACCTGTGTCGTGCTTTAGGCGTGCTATTCCCGGCCGGTCTGCTTTGAAATACCTTGTATCCGAACAGAGGACGGGCCGCCCATAAAACTACCTACGCTACCCCGTGGAGAACAGATCTGCCAATTGTCGGCATCTACCCCGGATTCCCCTACACTCCTCTTCGACAACCTCCAACCTCACGTCTTCCGTTCGTCCGGAACACCGAAAACCACAGTCCACAGCAGGCAAAATGGGCTTGAAGGGCGACGATATCGCGAAGCACAACAGTGCCGACTCTTGCTGGGTCATCGTCCACGTAAGCTACCACCGACGGGCACTGCTCGATCACTAAAAGGACTCTCGATTGACGTCTGGCCGCTCGACAGGGCAAAGCATATGATGTGACGGACTTTCTGCCGGGTAAGTAGGCCTTGAGCCACAGCTCACGGTTCAACTTTTGTTAACAGCAGCTTCCAGAGCACCCCGGCGGCTCCAAGATCATCCTCAAGTATGCCGGCAAAGATGCGACGGAAGAATTCGACCCCATTCACCCGCCCGACACCCTCGACAAGTACCTCGACCAGTCCAAGCACCTGGGCCCCGTTGACATGGCCTCCGTGGTGGTAGAGacgaaggacgaggacccgGAAGAGCTGGAGCGGCTAGAGAGGGTCGAGCAGAAGCCGCTGCTGTCCCAATGCTACAACTTGATGGACTTTGAGGCTGTCGCCCGCAGAAtcatgaagaagacggcctggGGATACTACTCGAGTGCCGCAGACGACGAGATCGTGAGTTTTGTGCCCTCGCCCCcgccccagccccagccccagcccccGTTACCCTTGAGCCCCGCGTGGCAGAGCATTCGGGAGTGGCGGCTGACCCAGGCCTGACGCATGCAGACGCTGCGCGAAAACCACGGTGCCTTCCACAGAATTTGGTTCCGCCCGcagatcctcgtcgacgtcgaaaAGGTTgacttcaccaccaccatgcTCGGCGCAAAGGTCGATATGCCCTTCTATGTCACAGCCACGGCCCTCGGCAAGCTGGGCCAccccgagggcgaggtcctGCTCACACGCGCCGCCCGCAAGCACAACGTCATCCAGATGATCCCGACCCTGGCCTCGTGCTCCTTTGACGAGCTCAtggacgcggccgagggcgaccaggTCCAATGGCTGCAGCTGTACGTCAACAAGGACCGCGAGATCACCAAGAAGATTGTGCAGtacgccgagaagcgcggGTGCAAGGGCCTCTTCATCACCGTCGACGCGCCGCAGCTGGGCCGTCGCGAGAAGGACATGCGCTCCAAATTCACCGACCCCGGCGCCAACGTGCAGTCGGGCCAGGCGACGGACCAGAGCCAGGGTGCCGCGCGCGCCATCTCGTCCTTCATCGACCCCGCGCTGTCGTGGAAGGACATACCCTGGTTCCAGTCCATCACCAACATGCCCATCATCCTCAAGGGCGTAcagcgcgtcgaggacgtcatcAAGGCtatcgaggccggcgtccagGGCGTCGTGCTATCCAACCACGGgggccgccagctcgacTTTGCGCGGTCCGGCATCGAGGTCCTGGCCGAGACGATGCCCGTGCTGCGCCGCATGGGCCTGGAGAACGCCATTGAGATCTACATCGACGGAGGTGTGCGCCGTGCCACCGACATCATCAAGGCCCTGTGCCTCGGTGCCAAGGGGGTTGGTATCGGCAGGCCGTTCCTGTACGCCATGTCCGGCTACGGCTTCGACGGTGTCGACCGCGCGATGCAATTGCTCCgcgacgagatggagatgaACATGCGCCTCATCGGCTGCACGAGCATCGATCAGCTCAACCCATCCCTCGTCGATACCCGGAGCCTCTTCAACCAcggctcgacgccggcagaCAACCTGGGTCTGGCCGTGTATGACCCGCTGGCCACACCGGTGCAAAGGCCCAAGGCGCCCAAATCTTCCAAGCTGTAAACCGGCTTTCGGTGAGGCTGGCGTGCATGTATGGTGAACAAACGTAGAGGTTCTTGGGAGTAGCCACatacctttttttttcttttcaaAGGGGGAAAGCAAGCATGAAATATTACGAGACTTGATCTACGCATCAGATGTATGATACAATACACTACGAACATGGCAATATACTCTGCAGGATTGGATGGTATCGTTGCTTGTGTGGCCTTTTCCCTGGTACGGCCATGAATTGGCCTACATGATCTTGTTTTATACATGTGGTTCTTGTGTCGGCGACTGGACTTGCAGTTATCCAAGCCCTACTGCACCCTCGAATCAGCATTGCAAAATTAATGTCCCCTTGCTATAGCTCGAAACACCATCATACATGCCCAAGCCGAGAGAatgccgccggcgttggcgaacAACGTGCAACCAACGGCCACGTTTCGAACCGGTTTCTGTAATGGGGCCATCCCAAGGTAATATCTTCTAGGCGCTCTGTATTCATTGTCGAACACCTGGCAGCAGATTGCTTGTTGCGATTGCGCCGTCTCACCTGATTCTTCCTAGTACCTCTTTTTGCCTTTCTTTTCGTTCGCCGGGCGTATGCCGCACTCGCAATATTGCAATATCAAGGCTTGCCAGCGCCTCGCTCTGGGGACTTTGTACGTGTTCCTCTGGCCTCTACAGGTATGCCTCTTACTCGTCTTTGATAGCGGAATGTACCTTTCACACACCGTCAAGTTAGGATGTCTTGGTCCGGGGAGGACAAGCATCAAAATATAACGATAGAAACACAATCTGTACCATTGCGCTAGTTGGACGAGAGGAAATTCAACAAGTCGGTATCGAAGCAAGGACAGGTTGATCTGGCAGGCACGTGGCCGGTGGTGGAGAGAAGGTGACAATACAGCCACCTACGTCTCTGCTTACAGCCCGTTTCCCTTGAAGCCTGGGGATGATGCCTCCAGCCTCTCAATAGAAATGATCGACATTTGATTGATGGCGGGAACCGCGGACACCCTcacgaaggcgacggcgtggTTGACGTCCCAGAATCCGGCAGCCTACTCGCACGCGCAACCCTAGTCTGTAGCCCTTTTTttcatcttttttttttctttttcaaaAAGGGGGATGGATTCACGGACTGCCACGGGCAACCTACTCATCTTGACCGCAAACGCAAGCGAGACCCCCGGCGGCCGAACACATGTCATGAGGTCGCAGGTCCAGAACCATCTGCTCTCGTGTGGTGACGGGCAGCTCTTGCCTGGATAACCCCTTTTTGGTGGGCGAGTCCTCTTCGACGTAAAACCTAGACTGTAGCCAACAGCCTAGATTAGTTATCCGACAGGCTCGTGCGTGATGCGATCAACGGCGGGGAAGGAGACTGACTGACAGAGCCTCCATTCCTCACGGTGACCGGAGTTCTGGCCGAGTCGTGCGTGTCTTAGGCTATCAGAATGTAGACGCCGGCTCGGCATCCGGTGAGCGGCACCACACTCCTATGACACGAAGTTGTGCATTGAAGAGCTGCATGGGTGACCCGGAGAGCACGCACAGAGAGATGTGAGAGGACGAAGGTACGTTGTTATACATCGTACAGACTGCACATAGTATAGCGGACAGCAGCGAGACTGTAACGACTCAGCCTCTGTGGACCACGGATGGGTACGAGTCATAAACGGCTCCGATACAATTAAAAGGACATTGCGGTTCGTGAATAAGGGGAACCGGGATGCCCCACGATTTCTTGGCCAGCGGTCCTGGAGCGGCTTAGCGTCGTCCCGAACAAGCAAGGGTGGGGCTGCCAAGTTGGGAGCGATCGACACCTTGTATGTCTCGTTTCAGAATCCGGTCAACGGGGGTCATCCATCCTTTCCTGAATTTTCTCTTCTCCAAGTCCAAGGTCGACTTTCTTACTTCTTTCTCCACTCGGCGACTCCTCCATCCCTCGCCAGCCAATACGGCTTGTATATTTCTTGTCGGCTCTGCTAGTGCAAATCGCACACTGCTACCCAAACGCAGATTACCGGCGGCTAGAACTTGTAGGGCTGTCCCGGTTACCAGCGTCACCAACCTTCCCgggccccctcccccaggCCATCGCATCGCGTGTTTCTAGACGATCTGGCCTGGAAGCAGCTAATCGGATGCCCTTTAggctttctctccctctctctcgctctctcgctctctcgctctcgcaTCTCATCTGCCCATGATCGACGAAACGCGATTCTCATACTGTGACGCGAACACCTGTCTGTTTCCAGTAGCACGCACAATTACGGACGCCCTGCGtagtcagtcagtcagtcggtcggtcggtgGAATGCTCGGTCTTCCTCCCTCGTCTCTGGTTTCTTGGCTGGCCAAAAGCACTCTCTCGTTTGCAAGGGTCGTGGCAGGCCCAGCACACGGCAACACGAACGACGCTAACAGGATGATGCCAACAGGTTGCACAGTTGCTTACATCAATCTGCCGTTCCCCCAGACCATCAGATGACGGGTAACCTTATCTGATAGCTTTATTCGGAAACGGGAAGCTCGGACGGCCGCGAATGTTCAAACTTTTTGGATTATTAAATTTTTTTTTGGAGGGGTTTTCTCACGAACCACGTCGTTAATGGCAGTGTGTTGACGATCATCATGCCCCCGTGCCGTTAACGGTTGGAGTCCGAGGGGGTTACCCTGGCTGGACTAGAGAGCCAACGGGAGGACTCTCGCCTCTCTGCGGGTTTATGCAAGGGTACCTGGGAGGAGAGCGACTGCTATCGCAACGAGGTAACGAACACCTAGGGGTGGCAGCTACGTATGGATACGCTTGAAGCGCGCGCCATGACTAGGGAGAGCCTCGAGGGGGTTCAGGTTGACGCTCGTGCCCTGCTGCCATCATCGGCAAGCGGCCAGCGTCTTCATTGCTCGTGGGCTCTCGAACCGGGCCGGCTCGTCGAGACGTGAGTCGACGTGAGTGCACTGGGTGCGAGTCTCCGCCACAAGCAACCAGCCAGCGCAGCGAGAGAGTCGGTCCGCGGCCTCCACAGATAATTCGTCTGCCCAATCGCTTCCCACATTACAGATTATTTTTGCTTGGGCCCCTCTCAGCAGACCCTGTATCTGTCGAGCCATCACCGTACCTGCGGGATGGAGCAGTCGACACCAGGGAGCCTTAGCGTTTCCACCTTTCTGATGATGGATCTTTGTTGgcttttctccccccccccctgtgGAAGTGCCGCGGTGGAGGCCATGTGCCGCCGAGCCTAGTAAGGCGGTTGTGGAAATACATACATATCGCCGACCTTTCATCGTATGCCTGCCCACTTGAGAcctcttttcctccctaaCCTTCGTTTCTCATCGTCAGCTTCACGGTCATCTTCTTGTTTGTTTATCTCTTTGTTTTTTTGTCCTCATGTGACATTCCTAGTTCTAGACACACGTCTCTCGTTTCTTACATTCTACGTGTCTGGTACCCGCACTCGCTCATACTCGCTCTCACCGAGCAACAACATTCTTTATACAACGAGCGACTCGCTTTGTACGTTCTCAAAAACGAACCAAATATGGCTCGTTCAACCGCATACAAGGTCATCACGACCGCCTCTTTCCTTTCACAActctcgtccgccgccatcacAGCCTGCCCGAACGATGAGGTCGTTTGGGAGACGCCCATCGGCGTCAAGTACACCGTCTGCCCCGGTTCCGACTATCAGTTCGGAGGCGGCAGTCTCCAGGTCGTCAGAGACGTCCAGTCGACGCTCGAGTGCGTCCAGGTCTGCGACACGGATGCCCGATGCGACAGGGCCGTCTACgacaaggagggcaagatcTGCCACGTCAAGAACAGCAAAGCCGAGTTTTCCTGGGCCGCCGATGGTCGTTTCGACGCCATCCGCATGACCAACGACTTCGCCGAGGGCACCTTCCTCGCCACGTGCCCCTTTGACGAGGCGGCCTACCGCGTGCCCAACACCAACGTCGACTACCGCGTCTGCCTCAATACTGACTACACGGGTGACAGCGTCAAGATGGTCAACGACGTGACGACCATCCAGGCTTGCGCGGAGCTCTGCTCAAACACGCAGGGCTGCAAGAAGTCCGTCTTTGACCACGTCAATAACGTCTGCCacatcaaggccgccgagcccgaggcgTCCCTCTTCTGGGTCCAGAACAAGCAGTTCAGCACCATCCATGTTCCCGAGCGCATCAACCCGGCCGTCCAAGGGAGATGGGGCGATCTCATCCGCCTGCCCGTGATCCCCGTGGCCGCATACATTGTCCCATCGTACCCCGAGCCCAGCAGGCTGctgttcttctcctcctgggGCAAGGATGCCTTTGGCGGCGCCTCGGGCCTGACGCAGTACGGCGACTACAACTTCGCCACGGGCCAGATCTCCAACCGCACCGTCGCCAACACCCGCCACGACATGTTCTGCCCCGGCATTAGCCAGCTCCAGGACGGCCGCATCATCATTCAGGGCGGCtcggacgccgaggccgtcagcATCTACGACCCCGCCACCAACGAGTTCACGCGCGGTCCCGACATGAAGGTCGCGCGCGGCTATCAGACGTCGTGCACGCTCTCAAACGGCAACGTCTtcaccatcggcggcgcctaCTCGGGCAAGCGCGAGGGCAAGAATGGCGAGGTGTACGACCCAGTCGCCAACGAGTGGACCTACCTCCCGGACGCCGACGTCACGCCGATCCTGACCAACGATCACGAGGGCATCTGGCGCGAGGACAACCACGCCTGGCTCTTCGGGTGGAAGAACGGCAGCGTCTTCCATGCAGGCCCGGGCAAGGACCAGCACTGGTTCGGCAGTGCAGGCACCGGGTCCGTCAGTAAGGCGGCGAcgcgcgacgacgacgacgccatgtGCGGCACCTGGGTCATGTACGACGCCGTGGCCGGCAAGATCCTCTCAGCGGGCGGCAGCCCTGACTACACGGACAGCGTCGCCACGCAGCGCGCGCACGTGACCACCATCGGCGACCCCAACACGCCATCCGAGGTGGAGCGGGTCGCCGACATGGCGTTCCCGCGCGGGTTCGCCAATGCCGTAGTTCTCCCCGACGGGCAGGTGCTCGTCACGGGCGGCCAGCGCAAGTCCATGGTCTTCACCAACACGGATGGCATCCTTGTGGCGGAGCTCTTCAACCCGGAGACCAAGGAGTGGAAGCAGATGGCAGCCATGGCGGTGCCGCGCAATTACCACTCGGTGTCGATTCTCATGCCGGACGCGACCGTCTTcacgggcggcggagggCTGTGCTATGTCGCGACCATCGGCGCATCGTCAGCCGGCTGCGACAAGACTGTCGAtcatgccgacggcgagatcTTCGAGCCCCCCTACCTGTTCAACGAGGACGGCAGCCACGCGGCGCGACCCGTCATCGCGGCCATCGGCGAGGAGCCTGTCAAAGCCGGCGCGACGCTCAAGTTCACGGTTGAGGGCGTCGAAGGCCAGGGCCGGGTTACCCTCATCCGGACGGGGTCCGTTACCCACAGCGTCAACAGCGACCAACGCCGCATCCCGCTCAACGACGTCCAGGTCAACGGGCAGGAATACTCTGCCAAACTGCCCGAGGACTACGGCATTCTGCTCCCGGGATATTACTACCTCTtcgtctcgacgccgcggggCACACCCAGCATTGCAAAAACTGTGCACGTCATCTTGTAGATAATAACATGCGAAAAGCATCAGCGTCAATTCCATCATTAGTTTGCTCACTTTTtgggggaaggagggggggggggggggggagggggggagaggaaggaagtagaagaaagaggaagacagaagaagaagtgagagaaaagggaagaagaaaaaaaccagCATGGCAGACTTTAGACAAAATACCTAATTAGAAAAGAAGACAAGAATCCTACCGTCTATAATCGAGGCGCTATCTGCAattctctccttcttcacctATGAAGAGGTTCACTTGTAAGTTCTGGCTT
Coding sequences within it:
- a CDS encoding Putative FMN-dependent dehydrogenase, cytochrome b5-like heme/steroid binding protein produces the protein MGLKGDDIAKHNSADSCWVIVHGKAYDVTDFLPEHPGGSKIILKYAGKDATEEFDPIHPPDTLDKYLDQSKHLGPVDMASVVVETKDEDPEELERLERVEQKPLLSQCYNLMDFEAVARRIMKKTAWGYYSSAADDEITLRENHGAFHRIWFRPQILVDVEKVDFTTTMLGAKVDMPFYVTATALGKLGHPEGEVLLTRAARKHNVIQMIPTLASCSFDELMDAAEGDQVQWLQLYVNKDREITKKIVQYAEKRGCKGLFITVDAPQLGRREKDMRSKFTDPGANVQSGQATDQSQGAARAISSFIDPALSWKDIPWFQSITNMPIILKGVQRVEDVIKAIEAGVQGVVLSNHGGRQLDFARSGIEVLAETMPVLRRMGLENAIEIYIDGGVRRATDIIKALCLGAKGVGIGRPFLYAMSGYGFDGVDRAMQLLRDEMEMNMRLIGCTSIDQLNPSLVDTRSLFNHGSTPADNLGLAVYDPLATPVQRPKAPKSSKL
- a CDS encoding Putative PAN/Apple domain, galactose oxidase/kelch, beta-propeller, immunoglobulin-like protein, whose translation is MARSTAYKVITTASFLSQLSSAAITACPNDEVVWETPIGVKYTVCPGSDYQFGGGSLQVVRDVQSTLECVQVCDTDARCDRAVYDKEGKICHVKNSKAEFSWAADGRFDAIRMTNDFAEGTFLATCPFDEAAYRVPNTNVDYRVCLNTDYTGDSVKMVNDVTTIQACAELCSNTQGCKKSVFDHVNNVCHIKAAEPEASLFWVQNKQFSTIHVPERINPAVQGRWGDLIRLPVIPVAAYIVPSYPEPSRLLFFSSWGKDAFGGASGLTQYGDYNFATGQISNRTVANTRHDMFCPGISQLQDGRIIIQGGSDAEAVSIYDPATNEFTRGPDMKVARGYQTSCTLSNGNVFTIGGAYSGKREGKNGEVYDPVANEWTYLPDADVTPILTNDHEGIWREDNHAWLFGWKNGSVFHAGPGKDQHWFGSAGTGSVSKAATRDDDDAMCGTWVMYDAVAGKILSAGGSPDYTDSVATQRAHVTTIGDPNTPSEVERVADMAFPRGFANAVVLPDGQVLVTGGQRKSMVFTNTDGILVAELFNPETKEWKQMAAMAVPRNYHSVSILMPDATVFTGGGGLCYVATIGASSAGCDKTVDHADGEIFEPPYLFNEDGSHAARPVIAAIGEEPVKAGATLKFTVEGVEGQGRVTLIRTGSVTHSVNSDQRRIPLNDVQVNGQEYSAKLPEDYGILLPGYYYLFVSTPRGTPSIAKTVHVIL
- a CDS encoding Putative SH3 domain-containing protein, which gives rise to MDVVVNLVTGPFKEIVEKGTVALDNAGDNKEMVSESQKLIKGAERILKIIEPLCARHLEEHGVNFTNALKDDSRSTDGPRLLEHLTDCGVDEIAEYRSQMTDMLWDFDEEVVGEETFDKEKYVELRELCKKAGLGTGEILKRMKLEAAPQELSLVPVIATSPPAVTVALDRGLENENLSEKQLHGEGKALQASPMLEEEVAEPSPPPPPPPPTNPWDLGASLAIESGLEVSMDEHIERRPPVSTMSSPVSEPASPVDMKRLSHSSSRRLDIPVDRMLPEEERYHQMSPQDISRSPISPTDRNSLVVRGQASSSTALGVVSEDQPVQPGNAPLSHRYSQASSIYSHLSRQRSQESLQSSVFDGRRNDGSNSPAMTEHRISSASGHDAQPGQISRGPIVPPNFPPGIHDGIERVPLVVNDGEGLIPVESESSEIIIPPSRVSSRPADCRIGLSSSFYLYKGFCEGAKEVARGSLGIKKITKPGFAGGHDIARCTSCSYELDFRQVELDVNNTEEANFVSHKIAFRPRFLQKSHVATKRGDELLYGCVFCVQAQRTLEECDATVFFSQRKLFDHLARHPRPLPQVPGIIAIEEAEIPPSLRNNYDLHFRAPPQESPLAGKQTEIAQRPTATAKQTVKRMYGMRLLYDNTPAFELANGARISGIEFPEKYNGEWVMGWHEGKFGSAPLDVLKLEPPPKSEVRMDTTSNISAVARWRFAPRPKDGGDWLRFDRGERITNISWAWQDHWCWSGTNAKGVWGIFPQTHVDGNTMRETSDGSSVSSGERRRRAEGFFGRLASNRKMSSQRTSSVAEVVVSSGPRPSVF